The following nucleotide sequence is from Oligoflexia bacterium.
AGAGTTTTTCTTACCATTTCTAAAGTGCATCACCACATCTCTGTTTTGTCCATCATCCGAATCTATTCCGCTTACTAAATAGCTCGATTTGCGCGAAGGCTTAGTTTGGTCCGAGGGGCATGATCATCAACCAACTCTAAAATATGCACCCCTGAGGTCATCACTGACTTCATCGCACCCAGGAACTCTACTCAAATCGGGACGCTAAACATGGAAGAAGGAAGCAATTCCGACTTCCGTATACGCCCGTGATTCATGGTGGCATCAGACCAGTTCTCATATCTTTCGATAGGGCAATTCTTCTTGACAATTTGTATGTTTTAACTTACATTTGTTCCTGAGATGGAAGGCAAAAGCAGGATCATTGAATATTACGAAGACGAAGAGGGGCAATATCCCGCCTTTGAGTGGCTTGAAAGTCTCAAAGATAAGAGGACCCGCGTTGTTATTAAAGGCCGAATCCGGCGCTTAGAAGAAGGAAACTTTGGCTATACAAGAGGTCTAGGTGACGGAGTAACCGAATTAAAAATTGATTATGGTCCAGGATATCGAGTTTACGTG
It contains:
- a CDS encoding type II toxin-antitoxin system RelE/ParE family toxin, which gives rise to MEGKSRIIEYYEDEEGQYPAFEWLESLKDKRTRVVIKGRIRRLEEGNFGYTRGLGDGVTELKIDYGPGYRVYVGLMEISSLLFWWLEIRALKPKI